One region of Marispirochaeta aestuarii genomic DNA includes:
- a CDS encoding sensor histidine kinase, translating into MARFDRYLRRLLYIVFLFFLFLDFPSDWEQRIILLAVSGVSLLAGLFFAEIWWGEHSFFQNRLVIASELVLASCAASFFSLPHFLFFTPVIALRMGLLFADESGWKQRIALVMTSVPPLLAGIAASPPALTLYLAAALAASCAACFSMLFHREQKSIRLETEKNLQTKDAILSTLAHEVRTPLTVIQSTVDIMCEGRGGPLSPRQYQFLQSVGSNVRRLVTLSDAILASIRVESAWFTVSLHPIDIRRLIKDVAVHMRPVLEEKQIELRYSFPKLLSRPPADEGWIHQVLVNLVHNAVKHLRYGGRIIISVNENEQAMVVSVSDNGSGIRLGERAKVFNEFFQGDSWSDEQLDGAGLGLAIVKKVIEKHNGKVYVSSVEHVGTTVSFTLPHHEEDDQ; encoded by the coding sequence ATGGCCCGGTTCGATCGTTATCTCCGGCGTTTGTTGTATATAGTATTTCTCTTCTTTCTGTTTCTTGATTTTCCGAGTGATTGGGAACAAAGGATAATTCTGCTGGCTGTGTCCGGTGTTTCGTTACTGGCCGGACTGTTCTTCGCAGAAATATGGTGGGGCGAACATTCTTTTTTTCAAAACAGACTGGTAATTGCATCGGAACTTGTCCTTGCCTCCTGTGCGGCATCATTTTTCTCCTTGCCTCATTTTCTGTTTTTCACTCCCGTCATTGCACTGCGAATGGGATTGCTCTTTGCCGATGAATCAGGCTGGAAGCAGCGGATTGCACTGGTGATGACCTCCGTTCCTCCTCTACTGGCGGGGATAGCGGCAAGTCCCCCGGCGCTGACACTGTATCTTGCAGCAGCCCTTGCGGCTTCCTGCGCCGCCTGTTTTTCCATGCTTTTTCATCGTGAGCAGAAATCAATCCGCCTGGAAACTGAAAAGAACCTTCAAACGAAGGATGCCATTCTTTCAACCCTGGCCCACGAGGTTCGCACGCCTCTTACCGTTATCCAGTCCACCGTCGATATCATGTGTGAAGGCAGGGGCGGTCCCTTGAGTCCACGGCAGTATCAGTTTCTCCAGTCCGTGGGGAGCAATGTACGCAGACTGGTAACACTCTCCGACGCCATTCTTGCCAGTATACGAGTGGAGAGTGCCTGGTTTACGGTCAGTCTGCACCCCATTGATATCCGGCGGTTAATAAAGGATGTTGCAGTTCATATGCGGCCCGTCCTGGAGGAAAAACAGATCGAACTTCGCTACTCGTTTCCGAAACTCCTGTCCCGTCCGCCTGCGGATGAAGGATGGATACATCAGGTGCTGGTAAATCTTGTTCATAACGCGGTCAAGCATCTTCGCTATGGAGGACGGATCATTATTTCCGTAAACGAAAATGAACAGGCCATGGTTGTTTCTGTCAGCGATAATGGTTCCGGAATACGGCTGGGGGAACGAGCCAAGGTCTTCAATGAGTTTTTTCAGGGAGACAGCTGGTCGGATGAACAGCTGGACGGTGCCGGATTAGGACTGGCCATTGTCAAGAAGGTAATCGAAAAGCATAATGGAAAGGTATATGTCAGCTCTGTGGAACATGTGGGTACTACTGTCTCCTTTACGCTGCCTCATCATGAGGAAGATGATCAGTGA